In Paludibacter propionicigenes WB4, the genomic window GCAGACCGTGCGTAATGGCAGTCAGCAAAACGTGATGGGAAATACCATTTTCACCCGTATGTTGTCGGTTACGGCTGCGGCTTGCGATGCTCGTATGGCCGGAGCCATGTTTCCGGTGATGAGTAATTCCGGTAGTGGAAATCAGGGAATAGCTGCCACTTTGCCGGTGTCTGTGTTTGCCGAGGAAACGGGTAAATCGGAGGAAGAATTGATTCACGCCCTGGCGCTAAGTCATTTGATGACTATTTATATCAAGCAAAGTCTGGGGCGGTTGTCCGGTTTGTGTGGTGCCATTGTTGCGGCTACCGGATCGGCTTGCGGCATCACTTACCTGATGGGAGGTACCCGTGAGCAAATTGCCTATTCGATTAAGAACATGATTGGTAACATTACCGGAATGATTTGCGACGGAGCAAAACCCAGTTGTGCACTCAAAGTGTCCAACGGTGTTTCCACAGCTACATTGTCGGCATTGATGGCGATGGATAACAAAGTAGTAACTTCTATCGAAGGCATCACAGACGAAGATGTGGATAAAACCATTCTTAATCTTACTAAAATAGGGTCGGAGGGGATGAACGAAACCGACCGTATGGTGTTAGAGATCATGACCACTAAAGGAGAATAAAAAAACAAAAATATCAGATATTCATTATGACAAAGAAAGTAGTTCTATCTTTTCTGCTCTTATGTTGCGTACTCGGCATGTCGGCCGAGATTCAGAAACCCGTTACATGGAGCTATTCAAGCAAGCAGGTTTCAGACACGGAGTTTAACCTGGTTCTGTCTGCTAGTGTTGATAATAACTGGCACTTATATTCGCAGTTCATTGGCGAAGGAGGTCCGGTTCCGACGTCGTTTAAGTTTAAACCATCGCCCGATTATGTGTTGGTGGGTAAGGCGAGTGAATCGCCAAAACCGCATAAAATTTTTGAAAAAGTATTCGGAATGGATGTGGCTTTTTTCGAGAAGAAAGTTACTTTTACGCAGAAGGTAAAACTGAAAGTGCCTGCTACCAAAATTACCGGTACGCTAACCTTTATGGTGTGCGACGACAGTCAGTGTTTGCCTCCCGAAGACATCGACTTTTCTTTTGATCTGAAAGGTGCAAAAGTAGAGGTTGCCGCTGCTCCGGCTGCTCCCACTGCTGCCGATACAGCTAAAACAGCCGTCGCTCCTGCGGCAACTGTAGCAAAAGATTCATCTGCAGCTGTGGTTAAAACAGAACCTCTTGCATCTGCTTCAAACCCTTCCGGTCAACAATCCTTGTGGACAATTTTTATACTAGGTGTGCTAGGTGGTTTTGCTGCATTTCTAATGCCTTGTATATTCCCAATGGTACCTATGACGGTTAGTTATTTTACCAAGAAAGAAGTGACCAAACGTAAGGGAGTAATCAATGCGCTGATTTACGGTTTGTCCATTGTGGTAATCTATGTGGTGCTGGGGCTACTCATTACCGTTATTTTTGGTGCCGATGCCTTGAATGTCCTTTCAACCAACGGTATTTTTAATTTCTTCTTCTTCCTTTTGCTGGTTGCTTTTGCCCTATCATTTCTGGGTGCTTTCGAACTGGTATTGCCTTCGTCGTGGGTCAATAAGATGGATAGCAAGTCTGATAAAAATGGCTTGGGAGGATTGTTTTTCATGGCCGGAACGCTGGCTCTGGTTTCGTTCTCGTGCACCGGCCCTATTGTAGGAACTCTGTTAGTACAGGCAGCTACGAGTGGTCAACTACTCGGACCGGCTATCGGTATGTTGGGCTTTGCCATTGCGTTGGCTATTCCGTTTGTACTGTTTGCCATGTTCCCGGCTTGGATGAAGGCTATGCCAAAATCCGGTGGATGGTTGAATAGTGTGAAGGTAGTATTAGGATTTTTGGAACTGGCTTTCGCCTTCAAATTCCTGTCGAATGTAGATCTGGCTTATCACTGGAACTGGTTCGATCGCGAGATATTCTTGTCGTTGTGGATTGTAATTTCGGCTCTTATGGGATTCTATTTGTTGGGAAAACTCAAATTGCCGAACGACAGTGATGTAAAACATGTGTCTACACCCCGATTGGTACTGGCCATTATTACGTTGTCGTTTACCATGTATATGATTCCCGGACTGTGGGGTGCACCGCTTAAATCCATTTCGGCATTCTTGCCTCCTATGAGCACTCAGGACTTTGTTATGTCGGCTGGTAGTGCTCCGGCAGCTGCTCACAATTCAGGCAATCATAAATACTCCGAAATTTTCCACGCTCCGCTTGGACTGGATGTTTTCTTCGATTACGATGAAGGATTGGCTTATGCCAAAAAGGTAAATAAGCCGATGTTTATCGACTTTACAGGGCATGCCTGTGTAAACTGTCGCAAGATGGAAGCTTCTGTTTGGCCGGATAAAGAAGTGCTTTCGCGCTTGACCAACGACTATGTGGTGATTCAGCTTTATGTGGATGATAAAACCGATTTGGCTGCGGCCGAACAAACCGTATCGAAGTACAGCGGTAAAAAAATCAATACCATTGGTAATAAATGGAGCGACTTGCAGGCTTCGCGCTTTAATGCCAATTCGCAACCGTTTTACGTTTTGCTTGATAACAAAGGAAACCTGTTGGTTCAACCTCAGGGTGCCGATTATGATCCGGTATCGTTCACCAAATACCTGGACAGCGGACTGGCAGCCTTCAAAAAAGGCGTGCAGTAAGTTTTCCGGTTCTTTACTCTTATAGACTTTCCCTGTTGAAATGTAGATTTCAGCAGGGGATTTTTTTTGTCTGCTTAACCGAAAGGTAACTTTAACCCTGTTGAAAACTTTTATTAATTTTTTTAATCTAAGGCTTTTACTTTAAATCAAAAAGTTTTATCTTTGACGCGTTAATTTTAAGTATGAAAAAGCTGATATGCACTGACACTTTGATTGATACGGCCACGAAAAGCGTTCGCGGTCTTGATAAATAGGCTTGCAGCAATGTAGCATCCTTGCTCAACGTGAGCAACTACCTCGGGAGTTCATAAGCGCCTTGCTCAATATGAGCAGACGGTTCGGCCGGTCTTGAAGCCTTTTGCTCAGGCTGAGCAAACAGTTCCGCAAGTCTTGAGCCTCTTGCTCAATGCGAGCAAACGCTTCGGGGACTCATGAGCTTCTTGCTCAGGGTTGAGAAAGCATTTTAAATCGACTCTTATCGTTTTATCGCTATAAGATATTTTTTAAACCATATTATTAACTTCAAATTTATTACTTCAATGTTTATCAAAAAAATTCATTACGTAGAGCTTCAAAATGAAGAACACGCAGGTTTTCTAACCTATGTAGACGATTACATTAGCGAGGCAGGAGCCGCAACGTTGCATGTGGAAACGCAATCGGCCGATTTTAAATTGAAACTGGCTGTGGAAAAATCAGTACTCGATTTGGTTCTGAAAAACACTTTCACTGTCCGTGTTAATGCTGCCGATGAGGCTCGCGATGTACCTGTTCGGGGATTTTTCAGAGTAGTAAAAGGTATGTTGAACCATTTCAACCCTGTAATGGCGCAAGCAGCCTACAACATCAGCATTATCAACGAAAGATTTAAAAACCTGCCGGATCTGTCGAAAGAGAAACAAACTACTGCAGAAGAAAGCTATCTCAACGCCCTAAAAGCGAACATGGCAGACATCAACACACTCGGTCTGACCGACTGGGTGATGGAGATTGAAGCAAAAGAGAACGCCTACCTGGAAATGGTAAAAAATCGTAACAACGAAGACGACTTGAAACCTGCCCTGAAAATGAGAGCTGCACGCTTGGAAACCGATGATG contains:
- a CDS encoding protein-disulfide reductase DsbD family protein, which encodes MTKKVVLSFLLLCCVLGMSAEIQKPVTWSYSSKQVSDTEFNLVLSASVDNNWHLYSQFIGEGGPVPTSFKFKPSPDYVLVGKASESPKPHKIFEKVFGMDVAFFEKKVTFTQKVKLKVPATKITGTLTFMVCDDSQCLPPEDIDFSFDLKGAKVEVAAAPAAPTAADTAKTAVAPAATVAKDSSAAVVKTEPLASASNPSGQQSLWTIFILGVLGGFAAFLMPCIFPMVPMTVSYFTKKEVTKRKGVINALIYGLSIVVIYVVLGLLITVIFGADALNVLSTNGIFNFFFFLLLVAFALSFLGAFELVLPSSWVNKMDSKSDKNGLGGLFFMAGTLALVSFSCTGPIVGTLLVQAATSGQLLGPAIGMLGFAIALAIPFVLFAMFPAWMKAMPKSGGWLNSVKVVLGFLELAFAFKFLSNVDLAYHWNWFDREIFLSLWIVISALMGFYLLGKLKLPNDSDVKHVSTPRLVLAIITLSFTMYMIPGLWGAPLKSISAFLPPMSTQDFVMSAGSAPAAAHNSGNHKYSEIFHAPLGLDVFFDYDEGLAYAKKVNKPMFIDFTGHACVNCRKMEASVWPDKEVLSRLTNDYVVIQLYVDDKTDLAAAEQTVSKYSGKKINTIGNKWSDLQASRFNANSQPFYVLLDNKGNLLVQPQGADYDPVSFTKYLDSGLAAFKKGVQ
- a CDS encoding DUF6261 family protein, translating into MFIKKIHYVELQNEEHAGFLTYVDDYISEAGAATLHVETQSADFKLKLAVEKSVLDLVLKNTFTVRVNAADEARDVPVRGFFRVVKGMLNHFNPVMAQAAYNISIINERFKNLPDLSKEKQTTAEESYLNALKANMADINTLGLTDWVMEIEAKENAYLEMVKNRNNEDDLKPALKMRAARLETDDACKAIFDRINAFITIEGDANYIGFVTKINNRIDQYNATIAQRKGIIAAQKKKDDITASETK